A part of Jiangella alba genomic DNA contains:
- a CDS encoding dihydrodipicolinate synthase family protein, whose protein sequence is MTDHARSPRTVLAACCVPWDDTGALVEPLFRDSIAGLAAHGLRDLYVFGTAGEGYAVDEPRFDHVVDVFADEARRHGVDPMVGLISLSLPAVIGRIERCAARGIRSFQLSLPSWGALNDAELATFFAETCGRFPEAAFLHYNLGRSGRMLTPDDYATLAAEHPNLVAVKHTRADYATVHRLFARAPQLRHFFTEAMYSYASLVGPAGFLVSIASVHPRLAREYFEAGVARDTDALMATCAELLDLSAALRRAVGPGPHMDGAFDKVFARMHDPRFPLALLPPYQGASDDAYEAFRGALRAHHPRWLEPS, encoded by the coding sequence ATGACCGACCACGCGCGCAGCCCGCGCACCGTCCTGGCCGCCTGCTGCGTGCCGTGGGACGACACCGGCGCCCTGGTGGAGCCGCTGTTCCGCGACAGCATCGCCGGCCTGGCGGCGCACGGGCTGCGCGACCTGTACGTCTTCGGCACGGCCGGCGAGGGCTACGCGGTCGACGAGCCTCGGTTCGACCACGTCGTGGACGTGTTCGCCGACGAGGCACGGCGGCACGGCGTCGACCCGATGGTCGGGCTGATCAGCCTGTCGCTGCCGGCGGTGATCGGCCGGATCGAGCGGTGCGCCGCCCGCGGGATCCGGTCGTTCCAGCTGTCCCTGCCGTCCTGGGGAGCGTTGAACGACGCCGAGCTGGCCACGTTCTTCGCCGAGACCTGCGGACGCTTCCCGGAGGCGGCCTTCCTGCACTACAACCTGGGCCGGTCCGGCCGGATGCTCACCCCCGACGACTACGCGACGCTGGCCGCCGAGCACCCGAACCTGGTGGCCGTCAAGCACACCCGGGCCGACTACGCGACCGTGCACCGCCTGTTCGCCCGGGCGCCGCAACTGCGGCACTTCTTCACCGAGGCCATGTACAGCTACGCGAGCCTGGTCGGCCCGGCCGGCTTCCTCGTGTCGATCGCGTCGGTGCATCCCCGGCTGGCCCGCGAGTACTTCGAGGCCGGCGTCGCCCGCGACACCGACGCGCTGATGGCCACCTGCGCCGAGCTGCTCGACCTGAGCGCCGCGCTGCGCCGGGCGGTCGGTCCGGGACCGCACATGGACGGCGCCTTCGACAAGGTGTTCGCCCGGATGCACGACCCGCGGTTCCCGCTGGCGCTGCTGCCGCCGTACCAGGGCGCCTCGGACGACGCCTACGAGGCGTTCCGAGGCGCCCTGCGCGCCCACCACCCGCGCTGGCTGGAGCCGTCCTGA
- a CDS encoding mandelate racemase/muconate lactonizing enzyme family protein: MRITEVTPVLLTGPSSNDPWITFAKQTRTAGFVELRTDAGLTGVGETYAGYFAPELIGPVVDYVRPILLGADTLDPRVLTARMRQSLAYFARVGVGAAVISGVEAALWDLAGKAEGVPVHQLLGGARYDRLPAYATGGPSPWPPEQLKRKVDRYLELGFTAVKVASGYLDMAERRPVPAPGGPEGAAGVEVEKLELLRAHAGKDVAIMLDGHMGHRDGTARWDLATATAVLTALEPYDLTFFEEPLAYRDPDEYAELTRVSPVPVAGGEQLSSYDEFRLWMLRDAFGVAQPDASWLGLSEFVDVGRLAAERGARVASHAWSAGVGVMQNVHAAFASPSTLIVEIPPDAGELHTLLWGDSLVIEDGHVLRPQAPGLGVTLSDEVKERFPFRPGMEEFSSVPGKQLRS, encoded by the coding sequence ATGCGCATCACCGAGGTCACCCCGGTCCTGCTCACCGGGCCGTCGAGCAACGATCCGTGGATCACCTTCGCCAAGCAGACCCGCACGGCCGGGTTCGTCGAGCTGCGCACCGACGCCGGGCTGACGGGCGTGGGCGAGACCTACGCGGGCTACTTCGCGCCGGAGCTGATCGGCCCGGTGGTCGACTACGTCCGCCCGATCCTGCTCGGCGCCGACACCCTCGACCCGCGGGTGCTCACGGCCCGCATGCGGCAGAGCCTGGCCTACTTCGCCCGGGTCGGCGTCGGCGCGGCGGTCATCTCCGGCGTCGAGGCGGCGCTGTGGGACCTCGCTGGGAAGGCCGAGGGCGTCCCGGTGCACCAGCTGCTCGGCGGCGCCCGCTACGACCGGCTGCCCGCCTACGCCACCGGCGGACCGTCGCCGTGGCCGCCGGAGCAGCTCAAACGCAAGGTCGACCGGTACCTCGAGCTCGGCTTCACCGCGGTGAAGGTCGCCTCCGGCTACCTCGACATGGCCGAGCGGCGCCCCGTCCCGGCGCCCGGCGGCCCCGAGGGTGCGGCCGGCGTCGAGGTGGAGAAGCTGGAGCTGCTGCGCGCCCACGCCGGCAAGGACGTCGCCATCATGCTCGACGGCCACATGGGCCACCGCGACGGCACGGCCCGCTGGGACCTCGCCACCGCGACGGCCGTGCTCACCGCGCTCGAGCCCTACGACCTCACCTTCTTCGAAGAGCCGCTCGCCTACCGCGACCCGGACGAGTACGCCGAGCTGACCCGGGTGTCGCCCGTCCCGGTGGCCGGCGGCGAGCAGCTGAGCAGCTACGACGAGTTCCGGCTCTGGATGCTCCGCGACGCGTTCGGGGTGGCGCAGCCGGACGCGTCCTGGCTCGGGCTGTCCGAGTTCGTCGACGTCGGCCGGCTCGCCGCCGAGCGCGGGGCGCGCGTCGCCTCACACGCCTGGAGCGCCGGCGTGGGCGTCATGCAGAACGTGCACGCGGCGTTCGCGTCGCCGTCGACGCTGATCGTGGAGATCCCGCCGGACGCCGGCGAGCTGCACACGCTGCTCTGGGGCGACAGCCTGGTCATCGAGGACGGCCACGTGCTGCGGCCGCAGGCGCCGGGGCTGGGCGTCACGCTGTCCGACGAGGTCAAGGAACGGTTCCCGTTCCGGCCCGGCATGGAGGAGTTCTCCAGCGTGCCCGGCAAGCAGCTGCGGAGCTGA
- a CDS encoding FAD-binding and (Fe-S)-binding domain-containing protein, translated as MTDLVRRLERAVPGGVDASTRRRAEYSSDASNYRVVPRAVVFPRHVDEVLAAAEVARAAGVALTARGGGTSVAGNAVGPGVVVDFSRRLNRVLEVDPTSATALVQPGAVLAELQAAAAPHGLRFGPDPSTSSRCTVGGMIGNNACGPRAVAYGTTAANVVELDWLDGAGRRFTAGRGLDPVPGLADLVRANLGVLRTELGRFGRQVSGYSLEHLLPERGGDLAKALTGTEGTCGLLLGARVRLVPVTPARALAVLGYPSMPAAADAVPALLAHRPLAVEGLDRRLVDVVRRHRGRVPELPAGAGWLLVEIGGDDEAAALAAARTVAAGAGALACRVVAAGPEAAALWRIREDGAGLAGRTPSGAPAWPGWEDAAVPPERLGAYLRDFDALLAQHGLDGLPFGHFGDGCVHVRLDLPLDGAPERLRPFLVDAARLVASHGGSLSGEHGDGRARGELLPLMYSPAAIALFERFKGLLDPDDLLNPGVVVRPAPVDAQLRRPAARPLPADGGFRFADDDGDLTAAVHRCVGVGKCRGDTSAAGGFMCPSYLATRDEKDSTRGRARVLQELANGTLVDGGWRAAEVHDALDLCLSCKACGTDCPTGVDIATYKSELLYRAYRGRLRPRRHYLLGRLPSWARLAGLVPRAVNAVLAVRPLRRALLRLGGLDPRRDVPRFAVRPFRRWWRRRPAVPTGPAGRGPVLLWVDSFTDAFSPGAARSAVRVLTAAGYVVTVSAGEVCCALTWITTGQLDHAKARLRRLLAAFEPHARAGTPIVGLEPSCTAVLRSDLVELLGDDPRAHTVAAVTRTLAELLDDAADWTPPDLAGAAVVAQPHCHQHATAGYDADLRVLGRAGASVSAIAGCCGLAGNFGMEAGHYDVSVAVAENGLLPALRSAPGAVLLADGFSCRTQAEQLAGRSGVHLAELLDPERLTWNDVPGVLRGRRSPSRPRKHP; from the coding sequence GTGACCGACCTCGTCCGCCGGCTGGAACGGGCCGTGCCGGGCGGCGTCGACGCGTCCACGCGGCGGCGGGCGGAGTACTCGTCGGACGCCTCGAACTACCGGGTGGTGCCGCGTGCCGTGGTGTTCCCGCGGCACGTCGACGAGGTGCTCGCGGCGGCGGAGGTGGCCCGGGCGGCCGGGGTGGCGCTGACGGCGCGCGGCGGCGGCACGTCGGTGGCCGGCAACGCCGTGGGGCCGGGCGTGGTGGTCGACTTCTCCCGGCGGCTGAACCGGGTGCTGGAGGTCGACCCGACGTCGGCCACCGCGCTGGTGCAGCCGGGGGCGGTGCTGGCCGAGCTGCAGGCGGCCGCCGCGCCGCACGGCCTGCGGTTCGGGCCGGACCCGTCGACGTCGTCGCGGTGCACCGTCGGCGGGATGATCGGGAACAACGCCTGCGGCCCCCGCGCCGTCGCGTACGGAACCACGGCGGCGAACGTCGTCGAGCTGGACTGGCTGGACGGCGCCGGGCGGCGGTTCACCGCCGGGCGCGGCCTGGACCCGGTGCCCGGCCTGGCCGACCTGGTGCGCGCGAACCTCGGCGTGCTGCGCACCGAGCTGGGCCGGTTCGGCCGCCAGGTCTCCGGCTACTCGCTGGAGCACCTGCTGCCCGAGCGCGGCGGCGACCTCGCCAAGGCGCTGACCGGGACCGAGGGCACCTGCGGGCTGCTGCTCGGCGCGCGGGTGCGGCTGGTGCCGGTCACGCCGGCGCGGGCGCTGGCGGTGCTCGGGTACCCGTCCATGCCGGCCGCCGCCGACGCCGTCCCGGCGCTGCTGGCGCACCGGCCGCTCGCCGTCGAGGGCCTGGACCGGCGGCTGGTCGACGTCGTGCGCCGGCACCGCGGCCGCGTGCCGGAGCTGCCGGCCGGGGCCGGCTGGCTGCTGGTCGAGATCGGCGGCGACGACGAGGCCGCGGCGCTGGCCGCCGCCCGCACCGTCGCGGCCGGTGCGGGGGCGCTGGCCTGCCGCGTCGTGGCCGCGGGCCCGGAGGCGGCCGCGCTGTGGCGGATCCGCGAGGACGGCGCCGGGCTGGCCGGCCGCACGCCGTCCGGCGCCCCGGCCTGGCCGGGCTGGGAGGACGCCGCCGTCCCGCCGGAACGGCTGGGTGCCTACCTGCGCGACTTCGACGCGCTGCTCGCGCAGCACGGGCTGGACGGCCTGCCGTTCGGGCACTTCGGCGACGGCTGCGTGCACGTGCGGCTGGACCTCCCGCTGGACGGCGCGCCGGAGCGGCTGCGGCCGTTCCTCGTCGACGCGGCCCGGCTGGTGGCGTCGCACGGCGGCTCGCTCTCGGGCGAGCACGGCGACGGGCGGGCCCGCGGCGAACTGCTGCCGCTGATGTACTCGCCCGCCGCGATCGCGCTGTTCGAGCGGTTCAAGGGCCTGCTCGACCCGGACGACCTGCTCAACCCGGGTGTCGTGGTGCGGCCCGCGCCGGTGGACGCGCAACTGCGCCGCCCCGCGGCCCGGCCGCTGCCCGCCGACGGCGGGTTCCGGTTCGCCGACGACGACGGCGACCTCACCGCCGCCGTGCACCGCTGCGTCGGCGTCGGGAAGTGCCGGGGGGACACGTCGGCGGCGGGCGGCTTCATGTGCCCGTCGTACCTCGCCACCCGCGACGAGAAGGACTCCACGCGCGGCCGCGCCCGAGTCCTGCAGGAACTGGCCAACGGCACGCTGGTGGACGGCGGCTGGCGGGCGGCGGAGGTGCACGACGCGCTGGACCTGTGCCTGTCGTGCAAGGCCTGCGGCACCGACTGCCCCACGGGCGTCGACATCGCGACCTACAAGTCCGAGCTGCTGTACCGCGCCTACCGCGGCCGGCTCCGGCCCCGACGGCACTACCTGCTCGGCCGGCTGCCGTCGTGGGCGCGGCTGGCCGGGCTGGTGCCGCGTGCGGTCAACGCGGTGCTGGCGGTCCGGCCGCTGCGACGTGCGCTGCTGCGCCTCGGCGGCCTGGACCCGCGCCGCGACGTGCCGCGGTTCGCCGTCCGCCCGTTCCGCCGGTGGTGGCGACGGCGGCCGGCGGTACCGACCGGGCCGGCGGGGCGCGGGCCCGTGCTGCTGTGGGTCGACTCCTTCACCGACGCGTTCTCCCCCGGCGCGGCGCGGTCCGCCGTCCGCGTGCTGACCGCGGCCGGGTACGTCGTCACCGTCTCCGCCGGCGAGGTGTGCTGCGCGCTCACCTGGATCACCACCGGCCAGCTGGACCACGCCAAGGCACGGCTGCGGCGGCTGCTGGCGGCGTTCGAGCCGCACGCCCGGGCCGGCACGCCCATCGTCGGGCTGGAGCCGTCGTGCACCGCCGTGCTGCGCTCGGACCTGGTCGAGCTGCTCGGCGACGACCCGCGCGCACACACTGTCGCGGCCGTCACGCGCACGCTGGCCGAGCTGCTCGACGACGCCGCCGACTGGACCCCGCCGGACCTCGCCGGCGCCGCCGTCGTCGCCCAGCCGCACTGCCACCAGCACGCCACCGCCGGCTACGACGCCGACCTGCGGGTGCTGGGCCGGGCCGGCGCCTCCGTCAGCGCCATCGCCGGCTGCTGCGGCCTCGCCGGCAACTTCGGCATGGAGGCCGGCCACTACGACGTCTCGGTCGCGGTGGCCGAGAACGGGCTGCTGCCGGCGCTGCGCTCCGCGCCCGGCGCCGTGCTGCTCGCCGACGGCTTCTCCTGCCGCACCCAGGCCGAGCAGCTGGCCGGCCGCAGCGGCGTCCACCTGGCCGAGCTCCTCGACCCGGAGCGCTTGACATGGAACGATGTTCCGGGTGTGCTCCGTGGCCGGCGCTCGCCCTCCCGGCCCCGAAAACACCCATGA
- a CDS encoding amidohydrolase family protein, with product MIVDVHTHCNTSAHHGRYEKDRARIYGGRPENPPEKYDEAMKDVDVSIVVGLRATRLGVATPNAYIADFVRRTTVPTIGYMALDLSDDDVMDQLEDGLARGLKGVKLYPILAGFDVREPKHDPFFREVARLGVPLLIHTGTSASPDAILELSHPLVYDGLARRHPDVRMVLAHMSHPWQRECVIVLRKHANVYADVSAMWLRTMEGYQAIVRAQEWGVVDKLVFGSDYPIWTPRQGIDGLRAMAARDWSPFPQIEPETIENILNRDSLKLLGLELP from the coding sequence TTGATCGTCGACGTGCACACCCACTGCAACACCTCGGCCCACCACGGCCGGTACGAGAAGGACCGGGCCCGCATCTACGGCGGCCGGCCGGAGAACCCGCCGGAGAAGTACGACGAGGCGATGAAGGACGTCGACGTCAGCATCGTCGTCGGCCTGCGCGCCACCCGGCTCGGCGTGGCGACGCCGAACGCGTACATCGCCGACTTCGTCCGGCGGACGACCGTCCCGACGATCGGCTACATGGCGCTGGACCTGTCCGACGACGACGTCATGGACCAGCTGGAGGACGGCCTCGCGCGCGGGCTCAAAGGGGTGAAGCTCTACCCGATCCTGGCCGGCTTCGACGTGCGCGAGCCGAAGCACGACCCCTTCTTCCGGGAGGTGGCCCGGCTCGGTGTGCCGTTGCTCATCCACACCGGCACCAGCGCGTCGCCCGACGCGATCCTGGAGCTGAGCCACCCGCTGGTCTACGACGGGCTGGCCCGCCGGCACCCGGACGTGCGGATGGTGCTGGCGCACATGTCGCACCCGTGGCAGCGCGAGTGCGTCATCGTGCTGCGCAAGCACGCCAACGTGTACGCGGACGTGTCGGCGATGTGGCTGCGCACGATGGAGGGCTACCAGGCGATCGTCCGGGCCCAGGAGTGGGGCGTCGTGGACAAGCTGGTGTTCGGCTCGGACTACCCCATCTGGACGCCGCGGCAGGGCATCGACGGGCTGCGGGCGATGGCGGCGCGGGACTGGTCGCCGTTCCCGCAGATCGAGCCGGAGACGATCGAGAACATCCTCAACCGGGACAGCCTGAAGCTGCTGGGGCTGGAGCTGCCCTGA
- a CDS encoding NAD(P)-dependent oxidoreductase has translation MSEHIVVAQPVDDDGLRRVRDLVGPGRVDCIAPCGPDERLPAALARTATVLFADQLPAGVEDLTALRWLQLGSAGYAQLAGAPLRPDVAVTNASGVNDIPIAEWCLLMMLTLRRRLPAMLAEQRARRWNRAAAFQAELRGGRVGFVGYGNVGQEAARLARSAGLEIWTLTRSAPGPRTGRFDPLDRPASDWPEPDRAFGFDRGAEFYAGLDYLVVATPSTSSTRGLVDAAALAALPSHAVLLNPARAHIVDEPALRDALVSGGIAGAALDTHYRSPLAADDPVWELPNTVITPHVSGSTGSTYFLPRLWDLFHRNLTRRLAGEPLLNLIDPADLELGR, from the coding sequence GTGAGCGAGCACATCGTGGTGGCCCAGCCGGTCGACGACGACGGCCTGCGCCGGGTGCGCGACCTCGTGGGCCCAGGCCGCGTCGACTGCATCGCACCGTGCGGCCCGGACGAGCGGCTGCCCGCCGCGCTGGCCCGCACGGCGACCGTGCTGTTCGCCGACCAGCTCCCCGCCGGCGTCGAGGACCTGACGGCGCTGCGCTGGCTGCAGCTCGGGTCGGCCGGCTACGCCCAGCTGGCCGGCGCGCCGCTGCGCCCGGACGTCGCCGTCACGAACGCCAGCGGCGTCAACGACATCCCGATCGCCGAGTGGTGCCTGCTGATGATGCTCACCCTGCGGCGGCGGCTCCCGGCCATGCTGGCCGAGCAGCGGGCCCGCCGCTGGAACCGGGCGGCCGCGTTCCAGGCGGAGCTGCGCGGCGGGCGGGTGGGCTTCGTCGGCTACGGCAACGTCGGGCAGGAGGCGGCCCGGCTGGCGCGGTCGGCCGGTCTGGAGATCTGGACGCTGACCCGCTCCGCGCCCGGACCGCGCACGGGCCGGTTCGACCCGCTGGACCGGCCGGCCTCGGACTGGCCGGAGCCGGACCGCGCGTTCGGCTTCGACCGCGGCGCGGAGTTCTACGCCGGCCTCGACTACCTGGTCGTCGCGACGCCGTCGACGTCGTCGACCCGCGGGCTGGTCGACGCCGCGGCGCTGGCGGCGCTGCCGTCGCACGCGGTGCTGCTCAACCCGGCCCGGGCGCACATCGTCGACGAGCCGGCCCTGCGCGACGCCCTGGTCTCCGGCGGCATCGCCGGCGCCGCGCTGGACACGCACTACCGGTCGCCGCTGGCCGCCGACGACCCGGTGTGGGAGCTGCCGAACACGGTCATCACGCCGCATGTCTCCGGCTCCACCGGCAGCACCTACTTCCTGCCCCGCCTGTGGGACCTGTTCCACCGCAACCTCACCCGGCGCCTCGCGGGCGAGCCGCTGCTCAACCTGATCGACCCGGCGGACCTCGAGCTGGGCCGGTGA
- a CDS encoding prolyl oligopeptidase family serine peptidase, translating to MTSLSRRTVLKGTAASFVAAGAAGTLTGRAQAAPSSYSIVHGTTPGGVPYGLWGTIPSSPAPTLVILSLTIEQALTTSHLQAGAILVEPPAGYLCVSIDPPCHGTHLYPGRSEGLPGWAELAADEYDFVADFNARLSEVLDHLVDEDLVDPGRIAVAGTSRGGFLALRYAAFDPRVACGVGYAPVTDLRQLREFEIAASVPFVDELSLGAHVAPLTGRPVFIVIGDRDVRVGTDAAIDVARALSAAAVTGLPVADVVNPSFEDLVGGWPQPWTLDPLPKTQTAGPSTAQAHTGTRSLRVENASGTSVGVRTPRMPAEPGSTYTATSWVYTESGTPATMFLEFFNAAGSRIANQFVAPAASSTWEETSVSAVAPAGTATVDVLIYGAVAAAGVSYHDDVTLPRSVPSEVALHVLSEPRGHTTPAGAAELSATWIDGIVNG from the coding sequence ATGACCAGTCTCTCCCGCCGCACGGTGCTGAAGGGCACCGCGGCGTCGTTCGTGGCGGCCGGTGCGGCCGGCACCCTGACCGGACGCGCCCAGGCGGCGCCGTCGTCGTACTCGATCGTCCACGGCACCACGCCGGGCGGCGTGCCGTACGGCCTGTGGGGCACCATCCCGTCGTCGCCGGCGCCCACGCTGGTCATCCTGTCGCTGACCATCGAGCAGGCGCTCACCACCAGCCACCTGCAGGCCGGCGCGATCCTCGTCGAGCCGCCGGCCGGCTACCTCTGCGTGTCCATCGACCCGCCCTGTCACGGCACCCACCTGTACCCGGGCCGGTCGGAGGGGCTGCCCGGCTGGGCCGAGCTCGCGGCGGACGAGTACGACTTCGTCGCCGACTTCAACGCCCGGCTGTCCGAGGTGCTCGACCACCTCGTCGACGAGGACCTCGTCGACCCCGGCCGCATCGCCGTCGCCGGGACCTCACGCGGCGGCTTCCTGGCGTTGCGCTACGCCGCCTTCGACCCGCGGGTCGCCTGCGGCGTGGGGTACGCCCCGGTGACGGACCTGCGGCAGCTGCGCGAGTTCGAGATCGCCGCGTCGGTGCCGTTCGTCGACGAGCTGAGTCTGGGCGCGCACGTCGCGCCGCTCACGGGACGGCCGGTCTTCATCGTCATCGGCGACCGGGACGTGCGGGTCGGCACCGACGCCGCGATCGACGTCGCCCGGGCGCTGAGCGCGGCCGCGGTGACCGGCCTCCCCGTGGCCGACGTCGTGAACCCGTCCTTCGAGGACCTCGTCGGCGGCTGGCCGCAGCCGTGGACCCTCGATCCGCTGCCGAAGACGCAGACCGCCGGCCCCAGCACCGCGCAGGCGCACACCGGGACCCGCAGCCTGCGGGTCGAGAACGCGAGCGGCACCTCGGTCGGCGTGCGCACGCCGCGGATGCCGGCCGAGCCCGGCTCGACGTACACCGCGACCAGCTGGGTGTACACCGAGTCCGGCACGCCCGCCACGATGTTCCTGGAGTTCTTCAACGCGGCCGGCTCGCGCATCGCCAACCAGTTCGTGGCGCCGGCGGCCAGCAGCACCTGGGAGGAGACCTCCGTCAGCGCGGTCGCGCCGGCCGGCACGGCCACCGTCGACGTGCTGATCTACGGCGCCGTCGCGGCGGCGGGCGTCTCGTACCACGACGACGTCACCCTCCCGCGCAGCGTGCCGAGCGAGGTGGCGCTGCACGTGCTCTCCGAGCCGCGCGGGCACACGACGCCCGCCGGCGCCGCCGAACTGTCCGCCACCTGGATCGATGGGATCGTGAACGGCTGA